A region of the Bombyx mori chromosome 22, ASM3026992v2 genome:
gtgacaacgtcttataattcgatggagccggctgcacgcacgaaaaaacatgactcatgcggcgttacctcgctctgaagctttccatttaaggcttgaagtggaagcgagagcgcgcaacgagcgacaaagaggcacaatcggcctttCCGTTCGGCAGTGtttgacatctgtctctctcctacttgagtgagcaatgcatccgcgtggacagctgctatacaataatacatttacatgttttcgtcaagtatgaagttcagtgaaagtgaatatggtgtcaattgtttatagcaacgataattgcgatagttgaaaaatgaaaccattccatcagtattttcttatgacgttgtcatattcaactatcgtcagtaaaccgaatttacagacaaccgatgtttttttttattgcactaaatATAAGACCGAGGTCGTCCTAAGACAACTCAACGTGAATACGCTCATTAAAGCTGCATTGTATTTTGTAATTGAATTAGTATTTATAGAATTGACACATGATGTATAACACCATATGCTACCGATTCAAGGTATATCCTGGAATTTATAGTTACTTTACCAAACTATTATTTTCTACtactacaactattaattttatttataatattagtaacgAGTGTTTAAAGCAGTGCCAACGGTGAGTTGAAGATACACAGaaaatccaaatttttttttttttttttttattgcccttgtaggcagacgagcatacggcccacctgatggtgagtggttaccgtcgcccatggacttcagcaatgccaggggcagagccaagccgctgcctaccgcttaatactctccacaagcctcgtttgaagaaggacatgtcatagcgctcgggaaacaccgtggaggggagctcattccatagccggatggtacgtggcaaaaaagatctctggaaacgcactgtggatgaccgcagtggctccaggtagtatggatgaactctactccggcggcgggcggtgcgatggtaaaaacgagatgccggtatcatctcgaacaagaCATCTCTCAGATTGTCTACATTTTACAAACTGAGTCTATTGATTTAGTCTATAGCCGCAGCGCTAGCGGTGATATTCTATTTTGGTACGCGGCGATTAGAACAGTTCCTGAACATGAAGGCTTTTGCTAGAGCTGGCAATTCTTATTGCTCACAGAATCGTcttaaatttatacatatactagcgacccgccctcgcttcgtttcggaaacattaaaacacaaatgaaaaaaaaaaaaaaaaagtagccatgttcatcagggacaatgtcggcttctaatggaaaaagaatttttcaaatcggtccagtagtttcggagcctattcgaaacaaacaaacaaacaaatctttcctctttataatattaatattattatattatattatatatattatagtaatagTATAGAAGGATATTTACGATACATTTTTATGATAGATACCGTTCAGTTTACGACGTCACATTTTGATTTACATACTAATCAAATAGGTCAAcgaacgatttaaaaaaaagaactatcaaatcattttaaattgttaaagtataatatattttttttcaaatgtttttatttaatgttgtttCCGGTTATCAAAAAcgatttatacattttatttaatattagacAACTCCACATTGTCCGCtacgatttttttgtaaatctaaTATGTCATTAAGTTAAAAAGACTCATACTATATCAAAGTACTTGAACCTTTCTAGAAACATACGAAATATTAACGATGATCTCGAGCATTTTGGCATCCAGAGTTTGTGATTCTTGCAAAAATCTAGTGAAAGGTTTTTTAATTTGCCGATATTGGCAGAAGAGAGGCCCAGTCAACTTGatcacagaacactattacttctagcgaagAACTTGATGTAAATCACTGGAGGCTCTATACACACATGATGTGTCCCATGTGACATGAGAATTACACTTGTTTGTAAGTCTTGAATGCATTTTATTACGGCCCTTAGTTACTTCAGCTTTTAGCTTaacttatttgttttattaatctatattatccataaaatataattatccatatccatatcaataaaattgcgTAAATTTAATGGGACTCGTTCGGCTTTTAACAAGAACTCAAGAACGCATATCCGacgattgtgttttatttttctccATTCTTGCACTTGATTCAAATACTAAGTCGTTGTTAGCCGCTATCACACTACGTTTAAGCCAGAAAAAACACTAATTGACACTAAATTGACGAATTAAAGCAATTCACACGACACCACCCAAGCGCTAAAAACTCCAAATCAATCTTTAGTGCAACGGCTGTGGTCAAACCGGTTTTATGACCAAGAAAGATGAATATAAACAATTATCTATCCTAATAATTCGTTAACATGTCTCAGGTATAAAGTCATTTGGAAATATTAAAGCTCCAAGGTACAAACTTTAAGTGTTAATGAATTTAGAGATTCAGTACGTGAGCCTGCATTTagtataaattttcaaatatcatTATGAAGTGGGTTTTGTTGATTACGGATACAACGTTATCTGTTATAATGATATTTATGAGTTTATTCATTTAAGAACTGAGTTTTTTGTTCGGGGGTCTAATTTTCTATGAGATTTTCTAGCTGAAGAGTGCACACAATCGGCGGGATATTATACATAACATTAGGTAAGTCATCAAATCCGTTGCTTCTATTACCTAATAATTATATAGTTTTAGCAGTGTGTACAAACGAATTTTCGCAATAAACACTTTAACCTTAATACCATCAAGCCTTTAATATAATTCGatccctacaccccagcagagggtaataggaaggaatgatgatgatgaccatCAAGCCTATAATATATCAatcgaaaattatttgttcccTGTCTCTTTATTCCAAAGAGTTACAAATTTAAATAGTCGATGacattttataaacaatttaaactGTTAGTCGTTTACTTTGATGGAAATGATTTGGAATGAAATGGATCTGGTcggtttaatttaatattagagtAGAGATAGATAggaacttaataaattattaatgaataCGAATAACGTAtatttagtatatattatataatttagagTTATTATCATGAAACGATCTAAGACTGGTGTACAAGAAGataataaagttatttaaaaaaaaaatgtcgaagAGCCTTAAGATTAaacctttaattttaaattcgaatATAGACTGaagttattgtttttgttattgctgTTTTAGGTTGACGAATACACAGCCTATCTGATGGCTGACCGTGGCTAATGGTGATCAGTAACGCCAGGGCCACAACCAAGTCGCTGTCTATTGCCAATAAGTTTCCGTAAGGTGTGTAGACTAAACATACTACTCTCCTTCTACTTAGTAGCTATCAGAGTtcagaaaaattaataataaaaagatttaATAACCTACCGGTAGGAATAGGTAGACGCAGGTTTGACCAGTGTGTGTTGACGGTGAAACCCGAAGTATTACGAGGTTGAAGTGGCGGTGGACAGGGTATGTTGTTTGAAGATCAGGTGGGCGTTGTGGACAATAAGTTCTCGTGTGGTGGCGAACCGGAAAACGCAGCTTGGCTAGGCCTCCACGAGGTACACCTATGACTTCATAAATGTCGCGGGAATACATTGGATGCGGGCCGCACTGGACCGGCCATTGTGGTTAACTTTGAGGGAGGCCtgcatccagcagtggacatctgTGGGTTGATGATGCTGAAATGCTGCTAATGAAATAAGAGCGAAGTAGCGCACCTCGACCACCGGATATTAACCGCGCTGTCTTAAACAAAAGAGACATTAAACTATAAAAGTAAAATTGTATTATCAAGACCCACAAACCTGAGTGAACCGAACAGTAACGTAACGGTATTCACCGTTGTTCGTCTCCGCAAAAGGTTCGATCTGTATGTGGTTTGAGTACAAAATATTTGGTCGTACACCCAATGTTCGGTGATTCATTAAACGATGAGTATAATGCGTGCGGTATTCGTAAAACGgtaattttaattctatatcATCAGAATTTTCAAAGttataacaacttttttttttaatagtaaattaGTGTAGTAGTTTAGAAAGAATTGTATATGAAGTATTTGAGTTACttgaattcttcttcttcttagtcgcatacctaattcattgctgaaggtcgtgtccttgaaaacccttcgtggctctttgtaccatcaatCAATCTGTCCTCGAGTAACTTCGCATAGAAACGAGACTGTCTACGAGTTGCTACcaggttcttggttactttggtcacattacTCGGCGGCTACCAGACAACTTTGACAAATTgactgtggtgggcaaggtagaaagGAAAAGACTCGCCGGCCGACCATCAAACCGTTCGTCAGATCAGATagctgcgctcactggactctgaaggaaatggaagctgcTTGAATTGGGTGTTTCAATTTTCCAAATATTATTCATAGTGCTCTCTATTTTCTATACGATATATGGATATAAGTCGATTGGTGTATTCATGTATTTGTGCTTATATTCcgaaacgactggaccgatttcaattaaattttaggGAAATCTTCAGATTGTCCTTGCTGGCCGATCCCGTATGGTTTGATAACGATCTAATAAAAGTCAAATTAACGATTGGCTGCCAAAGCTGGCCATATTTACTAGTTTACACATAAAAAGATTGAATGATGGATTGAAAAAATGAttgattgaaaattaaaattagacttGTTTTTGCAGCTCACATTATTCTAATtacaataatgtaatttttattatagcaTCAGTTACAGCTTCTCTGACATAAAAACGACTTGATTATGATCAAATAGCTGATGACTAGTTTCTGTTTAGAATTATAGGATACCCGTTAATGCTATGTAAATGGAACTTTCATATAATTTACCAATTGAGGAGGCCTTTAGTTGGTTGAATTGTCTGCAtgtaaaagctattttaaattaatggaAAATTTTCCCTATTGTGTTTTCCATATTCATCCCATTAATCGGAAACTTTGAGTGAAAACTTGGTGAAAATTTTCCGACATAAATAGGGAGTACTGGATGGATTAAAAGCAAATCTCGAAAAACacatcaaacatttttttttgcatttcaaGATTCATAAACTAATCTTGTAAAAAACGGTAAGTAGGTTAGTTTATTAAAGTATATCTTTATCCGTTTCGGATATAGAAacatacattatttaatttaaatctatttattctttataaatTGCTTCTGACTACATTCTATCGGATGTTTAACAAAATACTTAAGCTAATTAGAATTAATATCGAAAAATATTCTAAATGCctttcataaatattaaagaaTATGATATCAGACGAAGAATTGACACagtatttttagtaattttaaataagcTACTTATGTTGAGGACAACtatcatattaaaatatcaGTGATAGTTTAGCATTTTACGGACAATTTGCATAATTTTGCTAAAGTCAGTCTTAGCGTTTTTCTTAAagttattttcttttgtttcacaCATGATCATGTCTTCATCAATTTTCTTTTCCTTGGTTTTTAATACGTTCATGCTCTGTCCTGTAATTTTAACAGGATCGCTATTGTTTTccgcatatttttttgtatttttttcttccacAGCCTGGAAAGGATTTGTAGTAATTAAATCGTCGAAGTCAATCTCACCGAAATCTGAATCATTAGTTAGTACTACTATTTGACTCTCACTTTGAGAATCCTTATTTCCAAGTGGATTCTGTTTGGAACTAACTAAAGAAGTGTGTTGTGGTTTTTGTGAATCACGTTCACTTTGTAAAGCAAGCATTCCTTTTACATCGGAATTTCCATTAGcatatttatctttattattcataatcatattcaaatttgttttaatctGTTTCAAGTTTGGTttgttgtcatttttatttacgcGAAGACTTTTCGGGTACCGGAATTTCATAGGTGGCATTTCTAGTCGGTCGTTTCTTCTGGGCATTAGATCTTTGTATCCTTGTAATTGCCGGTCATTTTCGAGAACATATTTGACATAATTCTGAGCTATGTTATTCTCCTCATTTTGATTTACGTCTTCGGGTAGATGAGCGTGAATCCTGAACGATTGCAAAACGTCGTGAAAGAGCGAACGCTTGCTGTGTCCAATGCCTATCTCTCTTGTTTTGGTAGGATTAACTGTGCATAGTACAATCATGTACGTGACGCATATGAAGCACTGCATCTGAAATACGAGTATTACACGAATAAATTAATCTCTTGAATTAATtagtgatttaaataaaattttaagatttgttttgaaatgggcaaaaataaaaataattaagtattatTTCCTCTTAGTCTTTTCAAagcttttctttaaatattttatattttcgaaTCAAGTTCGTGTCAAATTCCAAAACTTAGGCAAACACGTGTATaagtgaatatttaaaaaattaatacgcTCAACTTTGAGTGAACTTGTCTATAGAATATGTGAATTAATTTGAAAGTGTTTAagtgattaattaaaatgagCTACTATGAATGGTTTCAAaggttaaattaaatttaaaatattataatctaaaatatataaaaagttgATTGGTATTTACtgattgtttataatgagggTGAATCGCGTACACTATGTATTAAACTAGTACCAAAcggttttaatgtaattttagaaAAGTTATACCATATGCGCGTATTGCTCcgaaaaacttaataaaaacattatattagaCAAGCTTCGGTGCTGAATTGCTAATTCGTAGATcgaatgaatttaaatttttgtttgaattttaatacatatttaccGTAAAggtttattatacatagttttttactttttagagcgtgattatatgtatatagctatatatttttttacaaattttatttgttttaaatatgattttgaatgcaactagtggtcgcccggtagtcgaaattcgactataattaattgaaattaaaagtttgtacactattatgattctattttcaaagactattctataaacaaatttcgtcaagactacactatagaaaaatattaataaagacaaacaatatttaatgtattctcaatttgaccacagacgtcaagaacaaaagtttgacaataaataaatatcatgcatgcgtatgtgcgtcaaatacatatatggtagtgtttgtaatgttttttttattgatttaatgtcttttttaggcataatttaaaaaaatattaacattgtgcactcctactctatattctctataattgtgggaaatttcatactcctccgtccgcgcaattttcgtaaaaagggatacaaagtttttgcttcacgtattaatatatagatgagagTCGCTTTACGATATAAAATTAGTAGCAAACTGTTTTAATGTAACTTCAGAAAAGGTATAATATATAAAGGCTTATTTATACATCGCTCtagtctagtttttttttactttttagttcgtgaatatatgtatataggtatatctttttacaaatttaatttgttttcaatatgATTTTGAATGGAATAATATTAGAACTCACCTTGTTCTGTATTTGCGTTGGTGCGTTGCAATGACTGCGCCGGAGTGCAATGAGGGACCGGGAAGCGCCAGGGTTGACTGAACCCGTCTGAGTTACTCCAGGGGTTTTGAAACGTTTATCTAGGTAGTCAATTTTATTAggttacatttatttttctgggctatattttggtgtatgcaACTCTTTgaatgtaggttttttttattgcttagatggatggacgagctcacagcccacctggtgttaagtggttactggagcccatagacatccacaacgtaaatgcgccacgcaccttgagatataagttctaaggtctcaaggaagttacaatggctgccccacccttcaaaccgaaacacattactgcttcacggcagaaataggtagggtggtggtacccacccgcgcggactcacaacaggtcctaccacaagtactATAGTGCATAAAGGATTAGTAAAACAATGCTTTAAGGGTAATGTTGTTCATTATAACTTATGCGCCTTATAAAACCGGTACACATACTATTATacatagtatattatatatattatatattatgttagtatattatatataatattagtaactatatatattagtaaaattattttattgttggtaATCTCTGCTTAGAATTAAATAGCAAGTGGTCCCGTCCAGAAGTTCTAGAGGCTTGACGTCCGGAAACTGAAGCTTGAACTTGTAACTGACTATCGTTTATTATTGACAAAGGAGTTTCATCCTTATAGCTTCCGAAATACGTCTCCGTTGAgaatgcaaaaataataatatcttttacCGTCTTTAGTGTTGCGTGACTATGAAGAATAAATAAGAGCTTACTCAAAGAGAAATGactaagtatttaaataaataaaaacataaaagtattttttaattactagtTTAAACCTACCGACGAAATCCCTTCTGTTGGTACGTAAAGCAGTCGCGGTCTAATTGTTAGACTCTAATATGTAAGACGCCCGATCAATTCCTATAGGTATTGTGGCAAGAAATGGCATGACTTAAATAACCCTTAAGTATGCggtggtagccatcatacaacacaacatatttgacagatgcctgaatctcacttacgatattttcaagataagtctGCCTACAAGTTCAAACAACctgctcactgagtttctcgctggatcttttcagtgggtcacgtttccgatcaggtggtagattctgcgaagcactgctcttgcttgtgccagtgttagcaacaatcccagtttgaggcccgtgagctcacctagacgtCAAGGAGAATCTCAAATAGCCTGTCAATTCTATCAGCATTGgttggaaaacaaaaaaaaaacaatataaaagatAGTCATGATACAACACAAGatgtttgacagatgcctgaatctcgcttacgacattttcaaaataagtcTGCATATATAAAAGTTCAAACAACAATGTTAGGACCTTCAGCCTACCAAGTCAGTCACCCGCTTGGTGGaaggttttttcttttcttcgttATACCTACaagaatatctatactaatataatatataaatctacagtggtttttccggatgttccgttataactactgaaccgtgcatccgattgacttgaaacttggtatccatgtagaaaatacatgtacttaatggatacgctaatattaatatgagtgttggactccctacaccagttgcggggacgttaatgatgagaatctttgtggggatgagaaataataatgttaattttaaatgcccagcgaagcggaaggtaaagctagtttttttataaatacgtaTGAGGaattcataatataaatttgCTACTCTAAGTAGGTAATCCTGATTGTTAATCCTAGATATTTAATATGAGATATAAAAAAGTTACCTATATGTAGGTAACTGTGCAACATTTACAGTCAAGAATGCATTTCGATCATTCAAAAAAACCGGTCCTTCTAGGATAGACCAAGCATTGAccactaatattttattaattatatggtCCGACTTCTTTAAAGCATAACAAAATGAAACTCGTTTGAGACGACCTTTTTGCAAAATTTACCTCGTTCTCAGCTATCATAAAGATGGCGttcaatgtttacattttatcgAGTTTAAATTTAGCATCAAAAGACGTTTCCGAGAAATGTCAATGATCTAATAACTTAAAGCGTGTTTTTAGTAAAAGGTACCTAGTTTAAATGTAAGACGGATATCGTTGTTGTCAAACTAATAGCTATGTGTACTTTTTGATTTAACAATCTGGAAAATTCTACCAATTAATTCTGTTTTATGAAGTAAAAAGTTATAGGTACGTTTTACAACAACGACGTTAAGTACCGGTTTTGGTTTGTAAAGTCGAACTAAGCTCATTCTAAAATGACAAACTATTCATATACCTAACATGCAACCGAACGCCGATACCtagcttgttttattatttgaaactaaGCGACGATCGCATAGAGCATGAGGTTCTTAATTTAAAGTTTCGGTTTTTCTAAAACTGCAATATCAAAATCCATCTATTATTTTCTTAGAAAACTAAAACATTCGTCAAAAATTTTgtgatgtaattttatttagtcCAACTAATCACTCATAGATGGCAGTGTTATCAATTTTAGTGATCACCAATCTATCGTGGAAATAATCAGTGCCTTAATTATTATGTGGTGTGATTGCTGGTGATCCGCTGAACTATCCAGCGTTAACAGGTAGTTAGCTCTGGTTCTTCTGGTTCTGCTAGCGCAGGTGGGATGTGGATGATCTTATTAGCCAAGTGTCGAGTTGAACTCTTCGATGAGTAACAGGCGAGCCGTGCGTACGATCAACCGCATAAGCAAAAGCCTTAGTTTTGGTTTATGCTTAGAATGTGAAGCAACTAACAGCACTGAGAGTTAATCAGGTGGTCCCATTAGGAAGTGACTAGAGCGCGGATGGTGTGTGTTCGACCCATAACCGCCTATTGTAGCCAGCCGGTTAGGGGTCTAGTTAGCAGCAGCTATGGCAACTTGCTATGGGTCGCAAACTAACGTTATGACGCTCATATTATTTACCTACTCACATATAAGGAAAGCTCAGCACTAGCAAGACGGTGATTATTGCTGacgatactttttttaaatacggtTTAAGAACAACACATAATATCTAACATATCATTTTCCCGGGATTGCGCATTAAGTGGGCGATGATTTCAATGCTATAAGTACTCTGAATTAGATGTAAGTTTAAATTCTAGActttctgtttttgttttctaGAAAGAATTAGTCTTCCACCACTCAATTTAATACATGAGATCGATGTCTCGATTGTATTTTAAAGCAGCTATACTGAGACGCCTAGCACTTCTTCTACTAGgtatattacattatattttcaaCATTACAGATCGCtatatttcataaattatagCGAAATAAACCACTGGCGAAGtgattgtattattataattattaaagtaaaattttaatagataaTGCTATCTAGTATGTGTGTGGCGCCATCTACTGTAATGATGATGCAAAGCCACTCTGGCAGAACTTCGAACAATCACCACGAGAGGCGCGCGTATCGGAAGGGCAATCATTAAGGAAAGGTAATAGTATTCTGAAAAGCAAATAGAAAACTTGATAGAGAGAGATTGATTTTCTGCTTCCTGATGATTATTAGGTCCTAGCTCACAAAGCTATCCACGCGGTGCCACTTCTAGGATGCCCGACTGACCAACGCCGGTcgtggaatagcctcttaggctaccagctaaAAGTTGGGGAAAAAATACGAAAcaatttatgaaattattattattattatttactggtggtaggacctcttgtgagtccgcacgggtaggtaccaccaccctgcctatttctgccgtgaagcagtaatgcgtttcggtttgaagggtggggcagccgttgtaactataattgagaccttagaacttatatctcaaggtgggtggcgcatttacgttgtagatgtctatgggctccagtaaccacttaataccaggtgggctgtgagctcgtccactcatctaagcaataaaaaataaaaaaaaattagcttaatattcaaaataaatattttaagtgaATTCTACTTGACTCCcaagtaaaataaacaaacattaacATTATCCAATCTGATAATAGATTGCGCGAACAACACCatttgcatgaacaattaggcaCAATATTTATTCATAGTATTATGTGATGTAAATTGtaacaagttttattttttatatctatacttattattaatatttcagtGTTCTGacagtttttaaacaataaattaaatataaacatctTGTGATATATTTTCACGTCAAAACTGTGTCTACTAAATATTAAACACGgtaaaataatagtttcatgttactaataacaaataaatctaAACGTAGaataaattgacaaaaaaattattattagttattgcCAATAATGGCGGTTAGCGCCCATGTACACCCATATAGTCACACGAAACCACTGATTGCCACCCTTGTTACATGTAAATAAAAGCTTTCATCTACATTAAGTTTCATCAAATCGGTTCGTTAGTATTTAATTATgttccgcaaaattataatttgcgtaattacgggtggtaag
Encoded here:
- the LOC119630276 gene encoding uncharacterized protein LOC119630276, which translates into the protein MKARKLGWLGHAVRMQQDQAVKQMYANVREGRCLVERPKYRWFDAVQGNLRLLHRETLLKVRLWCGMVWHGVAWYGMVWHGMAWYGMVWYGMAWHGMVWHGVAWYGMVWHGVAWRGMVWHGMTWYDMAWYGMVWYGMVWHGMAWYGMVWYSMAWHGMVWHGMAWYGMAWNGMEWHGMAWNGMEWHGMAWNGMEWHGMAWNGMEWHGMAWNGMEWHGMAWNGMEWHGMAWNGMEWHGMAWNGMEWHGMAWNGMEWHGMAWNGMEWHGMAWYGMVWHGMAWSRNTKDDKRFKTPGVTQTGSVNPGASRSLIALRRSHCNAPTQIQNKMQCFICVTYMIVLCTVNPTKTREIGIGHSKRSLFHDVLQSFRIHAHLPEDVNQNEENNIAQNYVKYVLENDRQLQGYKDLMPRRNDRLEMPPMKFRYPKSLRVNKNDNKPNLKQIKTNLNMIMNNKDKYANGNSDVKGMLALQSERDSQKPQHTSLVSSKQNPLGNKDSQSESQIVVLTNDSDFGEIDFDDLITTNPFQAVEEKNTKKYAENNSDPVKITGQSMNVLKTKEKKIDEDMIMCETKENNFKKNAKTDFSKIMQIVRKMLNYH